The following is a genomic window from Rhodohalobacter sp. 614A.
CCGTGATCTACGTGACCTATCGTACCTATATTCACATGCGGCTTGGTACGTTGAAATGTCTCTTTTGCCATGGTTAAAAAATTATTTATTAGTTTTATTTACTTTTGAACGTTCAATCTGAAGAGCCGATAGTCGGAATTGAACCGACGACCCCTTCCTTACCATGGAAGTGCTCTACCCCTGAGCTATATCGGCTTGTTTCAGTGAGCGGGCGACCGGACTCGAACCGGCAACATTCACCTTGGAAGGGTGACGCTCTACCAATTGAGCTACGCCCGCAATTGTGATATATGTGGGGGGAGCAGGATTCGAACCTACGAAGTCTCACGACAACAGATTTACAGTCTGCCCCAGTTGGCCACTTTGGTATCCCCCCTTCTTTCTACTCTTTACAGAGAGAGCCAGTGGCCGGATTTGAACCGACGACCGGCGGTTTACAAAACCGCTGCTCTACCACTGAGCTACACTGGCATATCCAAAATTTCAAAAAACAACGGGTACAGATAAGAAAACTTACTCACCCAACTTTCAGTATCTTGAGGGCATAATTTCCCCACAAGCGAAAGACCTGAAACATAAGAACATCTCCGATATTAGTCAACAAAACTGAGCTATTTTTTTAATGATTCTTCCTTTTTCTTTTGAAGACTTTTATATATCACCCTTGTTATGACCAAAACGGATATCAAAATTAAAATTATCCAGCCATATACATTTAAATAGTGACCAATAATTTGCCAGTTCTCGTGCACAATCCATCCAAATGAAAGCAAAATGGTATTCCACAGAATAGAACTGATAAACGAACTAATAACAGTTGAATAAATTCTTGTCTTTGTAATTCCGGAAGCAAGGGAGATTGCGGAGCGTGTACCGGCTAAAAAACGATTGGCAAGAATAACACCCTGCCCCCAGCGCCCCATCCACCGGTTGATCTTGTCGAAATATTTTACATCAATAAACCTCATAAGCCAAAAACGGCTTCGTTCTTGCTCAATTCGATCTCCAAAATACCAACCAACCGCATACATACTCATAAATCCGAAAACGGACGCTATGGTTGTGAAAATTAAAACAGGTATAAAGTTAATCGTCTGTTCAGCAGCAAGATATCCTCCAAAAGCCACAAGTACATCCCCCGGAATTGGCGGCAGAATATTCTCCATATATGCAACAAGCGTAAAGATCAGGTAGATACTTACAGGAGATAGCGTTTGTATCCAGTCAACAAGTTGTTGTACGTATGCCTCCATGTTACACTTTTTCTAAAAGTACAACGGCATGAACTGCAATTCCTTCTTCCCTGCCGATGAACCCCATCTTCTCGTTTGTAGTTGCCTTCACAGAAATTTGGTTTTGATTACACCCCAACGCTTCAGCGATATGATTCCGTATACCCGGAATGTATGCACTCAATTTGGGCCTTTCTGCAACAATAGTTGAATCGACATTTATTATGGAATAGCCTTCTTCTTGAACCCGTGCATAAGATTCTTTCAGAAGCTTTGTACTATCCGCATTTTTAAAAGCGGGATCGGTGTCGGGAAAATGCTGTCCAATATCTCCCAGCGCAGCTGCGCCCAACATTGCATCAATAATAGCATGAAGCAATGCATCAGCATCCGAGTGACCTTTAAGCCCCTTGGAAAAAGGAATTTCAATCCCGCCCAAGAATAATTTACGCCCTTCTTCAAACGGGTGCACATCAAAACCCTGGCCCACCCGAAAACTCACACCACCCCCTGCGTGATGAGATAACGGGCTACATTTAAATCATGTGGATGTGTAATTTTGAAATTTTCTGAAGATCCCTCTACAAGAACAACTTTTCCACCGGTTCTTTCCACCAGAGAAGAGTCATCTGATCCCAGAATTTTATGTTCCTTTGCATATTGATATGCTTCCCGTAGCAGAGCCGCCCAAAAAATCTGAGGCGTCTGTGCCTGCCAAAGTTTTTTTCTGTCCGGTGTTTCTTCAACTTCCAGGCTTGGCCGGGCAATTTTTATCGTATCTCGTGCGGGAATAGCAAGTACAGCCCCGCCAGATCTTGACGCTTCCTCAATACAATTCTCAATTTCTTCTTTCTTTACAAAGGGGCGGACTGCATCGTGCACAGCAATTAGCCCTGTCTTATCGGATATCTGTTCAAGAGCATTTCGAATGGAGTCCTGACGCTCAGCCCCGCCTTCAACAACCGAGCATTTTAAACCCGGAAAAACATTGTTGAGGATGTCCTCCGTTAAGCCTACATATTCCTGCGACGTTGAAACAATCACCTCTCCCAAACCGGAAACCTCCCTGAATCTTGAAAGTGTATGCTCCAAGACTGTTTTTCCGGCTATTTTAATATACGGCTTGGGAACTTCTCCCCCCAGCCTTTCCCCTTTTCCAGCTGCGGGGATTATAAGCGCCAGTTGTTGCTTTTCCACGTGTTATTGTATCAACATTGCATCCCCGAACGAGAAGAAACGATAGTCTTTATCAACGGCCTCTTTGTATGCTTTTTTGATGAACTCAAAGCCACCAAAAGCAGCCGCCAACATTAACAGAGTTGATTCGGGTCTGTGAAAATTTGTAATCAATCCTTCTGTAATCTTAAACTCATAATCAGGATAAATGAACTTATCTGTCCAGCCTGTTCCCGGTTTAGACATGCCGCTTGCCATTACACTGGTTTCAATAACCCGAACGGCAGAAGTTCCGCACGCATAAACTTTATTTTTTTTGCTTGACAGAGCTTCATTAATCCTGTCAGAGGTTTCCTGGGATATGTAATAATTCTCGGAATCCATCCGGTGCTTGGTCAAATCTTCCACTTCTACCGGGCGAAATGTGCCCCAGCCGATATGAAGGGTTACCGGCACAAAATCCACGCCTTTCTTTTCCAGCTTTTCAACAAGATCGGGGGTAAAGTGCATGCCGGCAGTGGGTGCGGCAACAGCTCCTCTTTCTTTCGCAAAAATGGTTTGATAACGTTCTTTATCCGTTTCCTTTGGATCGCGTTCGATATACGGAGGCAACGGCATGTCGCCAATCTCATCAAGACGAGCGTAAAGATCTTCATTTGGACCTTCATATAAGAAACGAATCGTTCGGCCCCGCGATGTAGTGTTGTCTACAACTTCGGCCATCAAATCTTCACCGAAATAAAGTTTGTTACCGATCCGGATTTTACGGGCCGGCTCAACCAAAACATCCCACAACATATTCTCGGGCATCAGCTCTCTGAGAAGGAATACTTCAATATCGGCTTCAGTTTTTTCTTTTTTTCCTTTTAATTTAGCCGGAAATACCTTTGTATTATTATATACAACAACATCTCCCTTGTTCAGGTATTTATGAATGTCAGAAAATTTTTCGTGTTTGATGGTTTCTTCTTCTCGATCAAGAACCATCAGGTTTGAGCCATCTCTTGGGTCTTTTGGTTCATCAGGTACATTAAAATCATCGATTTCAAACTTGAAATCTGTCAATTTCATTTTCAAAACAGTAGGGATTATGAATTTGAATTTTCAACTTTAAGGAAGCTAGAAAATATAGCTGTTTTTTCTTGCTCTGACAAGGTGAATATGTTTAAAGTGAACAACAACTTTTTCAATCACATTCCTTCTTTTTAAAACAGACTTCTCCTTGTTATTACAGGGAAATTCGCCAACACAAATCTGCACCTTCTTTTTGTATAATAATTATTTACTAACTCCTTACATTTATGTATAATTATTGGTGTTGAGAAACCGTTTGATTAGAAAACATAATCATTATGAAATTCATTACTTCTCTCATATTAATTCTTCTAATAACTGTTGTTGTAGCCAATGCCCAGTTACGTGAAGATCTATCTTATCAACCGGAACAGTATACAACCAGTGTTTCAACCTCTCCGCATTCGGGCCCGGGTAACTGGATGAATATGCTGAATATGACAATGAGCCACTCGTATTCGATGTCTTTCAGCAATTTTGGCGGCCAGATGCAAAACATCAATGCCTATACCAATCATATGTTTTTTGATTTGAATGAAAAATTTAATGCTCAGCTGGATGTCTCGGTCCTCCACTCTCCCTTCGGCAATAGTTTTATGAATAACGAAAATAGTTTAGGCGCACAGATTATTATCGATCAGGCGAGACTTGATTATCAATTATCTCCGAATGCCAGTATTTCGTTTCAGTTTTCGCAACGGCCGGCCTATTATGGACGCGGAGCATTCTATTCTCCTTTTTATAACCGGATGTCACCCTGGTATTAAGCTCATTGATGGCTAACGACTCTAAAGAAGAAAATTCGAAGCACCTCTTTCTTAATTCTGTAATCGGGTTTCTGGGTGTTTTACTTTTTATCTTACTCATTGCCTTATTTTCCCGTATTTTATACCCGAGAATTGTTGCTGATCGTGCTCAGGAAGACCCGGCGCTGATCAGTGAGGTTATTCAGCTTGAAGTATTGAATGGTTGCGGAATAACCGGAATTGCCACACGATTTACAGATGGACTTAGAGAGTACGGTTTTGATGTTGTTGAAACCGGAAATTATGATCACTTTGATGTCTCAGACACATTTGTGATTTCCCGGAGCGGCCAAATGGAAAACGCATACAGGGTAGCCAGTGCACTGGGAATTTCCCGCGATCAGGTAATCAGAGAACAATCCCCTGATTTTTACCTGGATGTAACATTAGTGATTGGCACAGATTATGAATCCTTAAATTTAAATTAACTGCCTATGACCAAAAAGACGGATATTGCCGAATCAATTTTTCAGACAGATTCACCGGGCAAAACATCTGATTCTAAAAAATTAATAGATGCTATTGTTGAGGGACTTCTCGAAAAAAAAGCAAAAAATATAAAATTGCTTGATGTTCGGGCACTTACAACATTGACTGATTTTTTTGTCGTTTGCCATGGAACTTCGGAAACACAAATCCGCGCATTAGCCAACAGTGCTATCGAAAAAGTAAAAGAAGAATTGGAAGAAAATGTGTGGAAAAAAGAGGGAATGGATGCCAGAAGGTGGATTATCCTGGATTACGTAAATGTTGTTGTTCATATCTTTAGCGAAGAAAAACGACAATATTATGGAATTGAGCGCATGTGGAATGACGCCGAAATTACAGAGATTGAAGACACACCATAGCCCTTTAATATTGAACTGCCAAAGTTTTATTAACTTTAGCCAATTATCAGATCTGTACCATCGCAAACATTAATTAACGCTTTTCTGCTTGTCCAGGTTAGCTACATATTCAACCAATCTCTGCGTTTCTATCCTGGTCATTTTGTTAGTAGGCCTTGCTGTATTTGAAGCCATTCAAATTTCAGGAACGTCCGATAACGGTATTCCTACAGATGAAGATATTCAACTCTCGCTCGAAGCAAGCGTAGATTTTTTTGATGATCTCTCCGGCGACTTTCGTGAAAAATCAAACCGGATTTACAACGATATCAGCGAAGCCATCCAAACGGACGTAGAGAGAATGGCTCTCTATAACCGGCTTGACAATTACGATGTATGGGGAGTTACCGTTCTGAGAGGAAATTCTAAATGGATCTGGAAAGGATTTGACCTGAGTACTCCTTCCGACTCGGCAACTATAGATACCGATGCAGATAAAATATCTATTGCCAATTACAACAATGTGGTTGTCTATTTAAGTCGGCGGACGCTTGATTTTAACGGAGAGCATTATATAATCCTGGCTGCAGAAAAACTCTATACGGTGACAGACCTTCCTTTTGCTGAAAACGGAAGGTCTCCTTTTTCCAGCGAACCTGCTTTAAGAGATCATTACCCGGTCTATTTCAACTTCTTTGGCAACATGCCGGAGAATGCCATTTACCGAACATTAAGTACCGCTTTCAGTGACTCAGTCGGCACCGTTTATGCTCTTCCAAACCAGTCTTTCAACATCCAGCAATCCAATGATGACAGCCTAAATACAACTTCTATAAGGTTCGCCTTTCACGTAGCTATTTTCATTGTCTTTTTTATTATGCTGATTATCTGGTCATCAAATAAAAGAGATGTAACTATTCGTGCATTGGTTTTCCTGATTATTGCTCTCGCGTGGCCATTGATCTTATCCATCAATTTTATCGGGCTGTGGTCGTCCATGATTCATACCATGACGCCCGGAATTGAATTGCGGTCTATCCGGGAATTGACCCTCTACACGGTAAATGGACTCTTTATTCTCTTTCTGTTCATAGCGTTTAACAACCTTGTTCAACTTACCAAACGCAAAGAGTGGAACAGCAAACTTTCCCGGGCATTTCTGCTCTCCTTTTTTTTTGGAGCTATCCAGGTTCTCCTAATATCATTTTTTATCCAGTCGACCCAAACCCTGCTCACGAACAGCGAAATTCCGTTGCTGGATTTAGAACTCGCTCCCAATGCTCACTCCTTTTTCTTCTACATATCCTCCGGATTATTTTTTACAGGGGTTTCTGGTTTCGCTATTTCGGCAGGCTATCATCTAAATCTTATTGAGGATGGAAAATCCGTACTCATCGCAATTATTACTGCCTTCAGTTTCTTCTGCACCTATTTTTTGATGGACTTGATCGTTAATGATTTCATCATTGTGGACTGGATGTTTCTGCTATCGATAGTGTTGTTGTTAATCTATCTCATCATCATTCACTTTTTACATTTATATCCGGATCTCATTAAAGAGATGTCTGGTTTCCGAAAGTTGATGATCGGCGTGCTCATCGCTTCCTCAACTATTTACGTCATCATCTGGACAGCAATGAACATGCGGTTAGATGAAAGGCTTCTTGAAAATGTAGCCAGTTTCACAGAGGAAGGATCTATTGATACACGAACTATTTTATACGATCTTCTCGCAGATATTGAGTACGAATTTTCGGACGTTACCGCTCAAGACATTGACGATAATATTTCAGCCGTTCAGATTCAGTTTCAGCAAATCGTTCAGCAGAACATCCGGCAGCAGTGGTCAGATTACTCGTTCTATATTAAATTAATCTCAGAAGATAACCGCGAAATTGCGAGCTATTCGACAACCGTTGAAACCCCGGCCTGGTCTACATCTTTCTATAACAGGGATATTATGCTTCGAACTTACCGGGGTGAACAGATTCGATGGCACACCAACCGCCCTGTTATCTGGGACAACCTTCCGCTGAATCTGTCAGACCGGTTTATCTCCCTGTCACGCGGCTGGATTCCAATCTATGATCAAGAAAATCCGCGGGATATCATCGCGTGGGTTGCAGCAGATGTATATCTGGAACGAGCCGATTATAACAAACCCATGCGTGCAGTACTTTCAGAAATGCCTTCTGATGCGTGGAAACAGAGCTTTTATCTTGCTGAATTTACCGGCAGCCAGTTAACAAGAAACAGCATGATTGGTCTGTACAATCACCAGCCGCAATACCATATGCTGCCGGCCCGTGAGCTGGAAATAGCGCAAATTGATTCCATTAATTTCCTGACCAATAAAACAGCCCATGGTATTTTCAGGGAGGTTCTTGTCAACACCGATACTCGCAAAATTATTAAAGCGAGCACACCTTTCCCTGGTTTGGATCAACACCTGTTTTCCTACTTCAGGTTGCAAATTGTGTTGATATTCTTTGGGTTGTTTTGCTTCTCCATTTTTTCTTTGATCGGTTTACGGCACTTCAGTCCCTTTGGCCAAAGCAGAAAATTCAAAGCCCGTTTGATTGATGGCCTGGCACTTGCCACCATTCTCTTCCTGATTGTCCTCACATTTGCCACTCAATATGCTGTTGGCATTCAGAATGAAAAAACGCTGGAACGGGAATTGATTCAAAATCTGAATAATTTATCCGTTTCTCTAAAAGATGCCGCCCTGGCCGGAGAAACAGAAGCTACGACGATTCAGCTTTCAGATCTTACTTCACAATTTAATGTAGATGTGATTCTGTATCGCAATGCAAACGTGGTCGAATCCACAACTCCTCAGGTTTTTCAACAAAATTTAATTCCTTCCATTCTTCCATTTCCTGTTTATGATTTTATTTACAACCGGCAGAGAAGTCATTACATCACCACTTCAAGAATTGGAAACGAAGAACTGCTGGTTGGTTATCAATCTCTGCAAAACTCAGCCGGCGAAACCATTGGCGTAATAGCCATTCCAACATTTCTTCAATCACCGGTTTATAATGAACAGTTATTGGAAACTACCAGTTATTTGTTTGTGGTTTATCTTTTTATATTCGCCCTGTTTATTGGCGGATCCGTACTACTCTCCGGACAGCTGACGAAGCCACTTTCACTCATTCAAACGGGTTTGAAGAAAATTTCGCGGGGAGATATGAAAACCAAAGTCCCCGTTACCAGCCGCGATGAAATCGGTTCTCTTGCAAACGCTTATAACAATATGGTCATCCAACTTGAAGAGGCTCAAAAAGAGTTGGTAAAAGCGGAAAGAGAATCGGCCTGGAAAGAAATGGCTCAACAGGTTGCTCACGAAATCAAAAATCCTCTGACCCCCATGAAGTTGAATCTTCAACATCTGCAGAGACAATTGGAAAGTAACCCTGACAAAGCCCTTGAACTAAAACCGCTGATTGAAAAAACCGCCAACAATATCATCGGGCAAATTGAATCTCTGAATAAAATTGCCTCTGATTTTTCAAAATTTGCCCAGCCAATGCAAGAGCCCAAAGAACCGGTAGAACTGGCTGGTTTGCTTGAATCTGTTTCCGATCTTTATAATCACGAAATCACCTTACATCTGGATATTCAGATCCCCGGAAAATCAGTAATGGTGCATGCGGTAAAAGATGAACTGCGCCGGGTTTTTGTGAATCTCATCAAAAATGCCATTGAAGCGTGTGATAATGAGCACGCATACATAAAAATATTGCTTGAAAAGAACTCCGAATCCGTGCTTGTAAAAATTACGGATAACGGTTCAGGGATTGATGAGGAAGATCACGATAAAATCTTTGTTCCGAAGTTTTCAACAAAATCCAGCGGAACCGGATTAGGTTTGGCTATTTCCAAGAAAATTGTTGAAGCTCATGACGGTAAAATCTGGTTCAAATCCAGAAAAGGAGAAGGCACTGATTTCTTTGTAGAACTTCCCCTAAACTGATTTCTGCCATAACCTTTATATTCAATAATTTGACAAATTAGTTCTCATCTTTCTGCTCAAATTTTCGTACCATCCTCCCCTTCTGATGAATTTCCGAGATGAATCATATCGCCAGCAAATACGGAAAGAAGTCTCCAACTTATGGAGAATTGGATTTCCGGTCATAATCGCCCAGCTTCTTCAAATGAGTATGAGCTTTGTGGACACCGTTATGGCCGGACGGCTTTCTCCGGCTGACCTTGCTGCAGTGGCCGTAGGTACAAGTATGCTCATTCCGTTTGTTGTTCTCTGTATGGGAAGCATGATGGGCGTTACACCGATTGTAGCACAAAATGTGGGCGGACGGAAACTCTCTGTAATTGGAAAAAATGCACGGCAGGTTTTGTGGCTCAGTCAAATACTTGCAATCCCCAGTTTTTTCGTGCTCCGCAATCTCGACATTGTGTTTGTCTGGATTGGAGTCACAGAAAATATCATCCCGATTGCAGGAGGTTATTTAAAAGCCATTTCCTGGGGAATTTTCCCTCTCTATGCATATGGTGCGCTTCGAAATTTTAATGAGGGATTGAGCGTAACCCGCCCGGCCATGTTTGTGGCTTTTCTGGGAACACTGGTCAACATTCCCGCGAATTATGTGTTGATGTATGGTAAATTGGGAATTCCTGCCATGGGAGCCGTCGGAACAGGCTATGCTTCTGCGATCGTCTACACGGTTATGTTCCTGGCCATGTTTAGTTTTACATACACTTATAAATCTTACGAACGGTTCGATATCTTCTCCCGGTTCCGATTACCCGAAAAAAAATATCTCTCCGAATTATTGCGGATTGGCGTGCCGATTGGAATCAGTTCCACAATGGAAGTTTCGATGTTTGCTTGTGTAAGTTTGCTGATCAGTACACTGAGTACCGTAGCCGTTGCGGGACACCAGGTAGCCATCAACTTTGCCGCTTTGATGTTTATGATTCCCTTTGGCTTATCCGTTGCAATTACAGCTCGGGTTGGAAATTCAATCGGGAGAAAAAGGCCAGATGAAGCCCAATTTCGCGGATATATCGGGGTGGTAGTTTGCTGCTGTGTAATGATTGTTACTGCGATAATTATTTTTCTTTTCCCGAATCAAATTGCATCCATCTATACAGATGATGCCGCAGTGAAAGCCATCGCGGTTGAGCTGCTTTTTATGGCTGCAATTTTTCAACTCTCCGACGGATTACAAGTAGCTGGTTTCGGTGCATTGCGAGGATTGAAAGACACGAAAGTTCCTATGTTTGTGAACCTGTTTGCCTATTGGATTGTAGGACTTTCAGTTGCCTACTACCTCGGATTTATCTCTGATTATGGCGCACCCGGTTTGTGGGTGGGGTTGATTACAGGACTCACTGTGGCCGGAATTTTACACAATGTTCGATTTTACATCCGAACCAAAGCAATGGGCGCTTAACACCTTCACTGAGTTTAGTCTGCCGAACGAAAGTTTTCCATTTCAGATTGATTAGAATAGTTAGTACATACAACTACTTCATCTAATCTTTACTGAAATGAACTCCGCCTACATCCATTCTATTGAAACTGCCGTTCCGGAGTTTAAATATCAGCAGACCGAACTTCGCGATATCATGAAAGATGTAGTGGGTTCCACAAAACGGGAAAAACGAATCATCCATCATCTGTATTCCAATTCAGGAATTGACACGCGCTATTCCGTCGTGGATGATTTTAAAGACAGAAAATCGCCCAAATTATTTTTCAACGGACAAGGAGCGACTCCCGGCACAAAAAGCCGAAATGACCTTTATATCCAACAGGGACGTAAACTGTTTGTGGAAGTAGCTAAGAAACTTCTAAAAAATTCCGATTTTAAAGCAGCCGATATCACACATCTGGTAACCGTTTCCTGCACAGGATTTTACGCTCCCGGCCCCGATTTCGATATCATTGAATCGCTTGGTTTGAATCCTTCGGTTGAGCGTTATCATCTTGGATTTATGGGATGTTACGCATCCATCCCCGCCCTGAAAATGGCCCGGCAATTTTGCCAGGCAGATGAAAAATCTACCGTTCTTGTTGTTTCTGTAGAACTCTGTTCCATCCATTTTCAGGCAAATACCCAAATGGATAACCTTTTGTCTTCTACTGTTTTTGCAGATGGGGGTGCCGGAGTTATTATCAGTAGTAAAATGCCTGAGAAACAATCATTCAGGCTCGATGGATTTGCTTCCTCCATCAACAAAAAGGGTGCGGATGACATGGCATGGTCCATTGGCGATACAGGTTTTAATATGATTTTATCCAACTATATTCCTGATCTCCTCAAAGAAGGTATGGATGACTTTCTCTTGGATGTAATCAATCAGTTTAAAATCAGCCAAGATGAAATTGAACAATGGGCAATTCATCCCGGCGGAAAAGCAATTCTTGACAAGCTTGAATCGTCTACGTCCATCCCAAAAGGAACAGCCGGTTCATCACGAAAAGTACTTTCGAAATATGGTAACATGAGTAGTGCCACCATCCTTTTTGTGTTGAAAGAACTACTCGATCAAACATCAGATAAACCGGAGAAGAAAACATTGGCCATGTCGTTTGGTCCCGGGCTCACGCTGGAGTCTGCGCTGCTTTCCAAAATCACTCGCTGAGCCATGCCTCTCTTTCTGAAAAAACGAGATGAGAAGCTCACGGAAAAGATGGATCAACCGGATTGCGACACGCATCTGCTTTTTAATACATACCAGCAATTCACGACCATAAACAAACTTCTTTCGGGCTGGCAACGTGTTTATAAAAAATATATCCGTCCGGTTTTTTCTGATCCATCTAAAGAATATTCTATCCTTGA
Proteins encoded in this region:
- the queA gene encoding tRNA preQ1(34) S-adenosylmethionine ribosyltransferase-isomerase QueA, with product MKLTDFKFEIDDFNVPDEPKDPRDGSNLMVLDREEETIKHEKFSDIHKYLNKGDVVVYNNTKVFPAKLKGKKEKTEADIEVFLLRELMPENMLWDVLVEPARKIRIGNKLYFGEDLMAEVVDNTTSRGRTIRFLYEGPNEDLYARLDEIGDMPLPPYIERDPKETDKERYQTIFAKERGAVAAPTAGMHFTPDLVEKLEKKGVDFVPVTLHIGWGTFRPVEVEDLTKHRMDSENYYISQETSDRINEALSSKKNKVYACGTSAVRVIETSVMASGMSKPGTGWTDKFIYPDYEFKITEGLITNFHRPESTLLMLAAAFGGFEFIKKAYKEAVDKDYRFFSFGDAMLIQ
- the rsfS gene encoding ribosome silencing factor, with amino-acid sequence MTKKTDIAESIFQTDSPGKTSDSKKLIDAIVEGLLEKKAKNIKLLDVRALTTLTDFFVVCHGTSETQIRALANSAIEKVKEELEENVWKKEGMDARRWIILDYVNVVVHIFSEEKRQYYGIERMWNDAEITEIEDTP
- a CDS encoding DedA family protein, yielding MEAYVQQLVDWIQTLSPVSIYLIFTLVAYMENILPPIPGDVLVAFGGYLAAEQTINFIPVLIFTTIASVFGFMSMYAVGWYFGDRIEQERSRFWLMRFIDVKYFDKINRWMGRWGQGVILANRFLAGTRSAISLASGITKTRIYSTVISSFISSILWNTILLSFGWIVHENWQIIGHYLNVYGWIILILISVLVITRVIYKSLQKKKEESLKK
- a CDS encoding LytR C-terminal domain-containing protein gives rise to the protein MANDSKEENSKHLFLNSVIGFLGVLLFILLIALFSRILYPRIVADRAQEDPALISEVIQLEVLNGCGITGIATRFTDGLREYGFDVVETGNYDHFDVSDTFVISRSGQMENAYRVASALGISRDQVIREQSPDFYLDVTLVIGTDYESLNLN
- a CDS encoding sensor histidine kinase, translated to MSRLATYSTNLCVSILVILLVGLAVFEAIQISGTSDNGIPTDEDIQLSLEASVDFFDDLSGDFREKSNRIYNDISEAIQTDVERMALYNRLDNYDVWGVTVLRGNSKWIWKGFDLSTPSDSATIDTDADKISIANYNNVVVYLSRRTLDFNGEHYIILAAEKLYTVTDLPFAENGRSPFSSEPALRDHYPVYFNFFGNMPENAIYRTLSTAFSDSVGTVYALPNQSFNIQQSNDDSLNTTSIRFAFHVAIFIVFFIMLIIWSSNKRDVTIRALVFLIIALAWPLILSINFIGLWSSMIHTMTPGIELRSIRELTLYTVNGLFILFLFIAFNNLVQLTKRKEWNSKLSRAFLLSFFFGAIQVLLISFFIQSTQTLLTNSEIPLLDLELAPNAHSFFFYISSGLFFTGVSGFAISAGYHLNLIEDGKSVLIAIITAFSFFCTYFLMDLIVNDFIIVDWMFLLSIVLLLIYLIIIHFLHLYPDLIKEMSGFRKLMIGVLIASSTIYVIIWTAMNMRLDERLLENVASFTEEGSIDTRTILYDLLADIEYEFSDVTAQDIDDNISAVQIQFQQIVQQNIRQQWSDYSFYIKLISEDNREIASYSTTVETPAWSTSFYNRDIMLRTYRGEQIRWHTNRPVIWDNLPLNLSDRFISLSRGWIPIYDQENPRDIIAWVAADVYLERADYNKPMRAVLSEMPSDAWKQSFYLAEFTGSQLTRNSMIGLYNHQPQYHMLPARELEIAQIDSINFLTNKTAHGIFREVLVNTDTRKIIKASTPFPGLDQHLFSYFRLQIVLIFFGLFCFSIFSLIGLRHFSPFGQSRKFKARLIDGLALATILFLIVLTFATQYAVGIQNEKTLERELIQNLNNLSVSLKDAALAGETEATTIQLSDLTSQFNVDVILYRNANVVESTTPQVFQQNLIPSILPFPVYDFIYNRQRSHYITTSRIGNEELLVGYQSLQNSAGETIGVIAIPTFLQSPVYNEQLLETTSYLFVVYLFIFALFIGGSVLLSGQLTKPLSLIQTGLKKISRGDMKTKVPVTSRDEIGSLANAYNNMVIQLEEAQKELVKAERESAWKEMAQQVAHEIKNPLTPMKLNLQHLQRQLESNPDKALELKPLIEKTANNIIGQIESLNKIASDFSKFAQPMQEPKEPVELAGLLESVSDLYNHEITLHLDIQIPGKSVMVHAVKDELRRVFVNLIKNAIEACDNEHAYIKILLEKNSESVLVKITDNGSGIDEEDHDKIFVPKFSTKSSGTGLGLAISKKIVEAHDGKIWFKSRKGEGTDFFVELPLN
- a CDS encoding type III polyketide synthase, with the protein product MNSAYIHSIETAVPEFKYQQTELRDIMKDVVGSTKREKRIIHHLYSNSGIDTRYSVVDDFKDRKSPKLFFNGQGATPGTKSRNDLYIQQGRKLFVEVAKKLLKNSDFKAADITHLVTVSCTGFYAPGPDFDIIESLGLNPSVERYHLGFMGCYASIPALKMARQFCQADEKSTVLVVSVELCSIHFQANTQMDNLLSSTVFADGGAGVIISSKMPEKQSFRLDGFASSINKKGADDMAWSIGDTGFNMILSNYIPDLLKEGMDDFLLDVINQFKISQDEIEQWAIHPGGKAILDKLESSTSIPKGTAGSSRKVLSKYGNMSSATILFVLKELLDQTSDKPEKKTLAMSFGPGLTLESALLSKITR
- the ispD gene encoding 2-C-methyl-D-erythritol 4-phosphate cytidylyltransferase translates to MEKQQLALIIPAAGKGERLGGEVPKPYIKIAGKTVLEHTLSRFREVSGLGEVIVSTSQEYVGLTEDILNNVFPGLKCSVVEGGAERQDSIRNALEQISDKTGLIAVHDAVRPFVKKEEIENCIEEASRSGGAVLAIPARDTIKIARPSLEVEETPDRKKLWQAQTPQIFWAALLREAYQYAKEHKILGSDDSSLVERTGGKVVLVEGSSENFKITHPHDLNVARYLITQGVV
- a CDS encoding MATE family efflux transporter, which produces MNFRDESYRQQIRKEVSNLWRIGFPVIIAQLLQMSMSFVDTVMAGRLSPADLAAVAVGTSMLIPFVVLCMGSMMGVTPIVAQNVGGRKLSVIGKNARQVLWLSQILAIPSFFVLRNLDIVFVWIGVTENIIPIAGGYLKAISWGIFPLYAYGALRNFNEGLSVTRPAMFVAFLGTLVNIPANYVLMYGKLGIPAMGAVGTGYASAIVYTVMFLAMFSFTYTYKSYERFDIFSRFRLPEKKYLSELLRIGVPIGISSTMEVSMFACVSLLISTLSTVAVAGHQVAINFAALMFMIPFGLSVAITARVGNSIGRKRPDEAQFRGYIGVVVCCCVMIVTAIIIFLFPNQIASIYTDDAAVKAIAVELLFMAAIFQLSDGLQVAGFGALRGLKDTKVPMFVNLFAYWIVGLSVAYYLGFISDYGAPGLWVGLITGLTVAGILHNVRFYIRTKAMGA
- the ispF gene encoding 2-C-methyl-D-erythritol 2,4-cyclodiphosphate synthase — translated: MSFRVGQGFDVHPFEEGRKLFLGGIEIPFSKGLKGHSDADALLHAIIDAMLGAAALGDIGQHFPDTDPAFKNADSTKLLKESYARVQEEGYSIINVDSTIVAERPKLSAYIPGIRNHIAEALGCNQNQISVKATTNEKMGFIGREEGIAVHAVVLLEKV